The Arachis ipaensis cultivar K30076 chromosome B07, Araip1.1, whole genome shotgun sequence genome includes a window with the following:
- the LOC107606823 gene encoding anthranilate N-methyltransferase-like, whose protein sequence is MAAASESDAKLLELLKLPQDEEEVDGFLFSQMAWSIVVPMALRTTIELGVFDIIAKEGKGAKLSAKDIVDHIGTNNPEAASMLDRLLRLLASHSLLSCSVVEDPESSNNLHHRLYSLSPVSKYFVGDADGVSLGPSLLLHLDQVFTQSWLVVLDTGVGQAMTIVFSNNVVGVEHMGGDMFESVPNADAIFMKTILHDWGDEECLKILKNCLKAIPNDGKVIVVETMVSIFPEPTSFAENAFRNDVIMMTQMLGGIERTKQDFMDLANGSGFSGIRFVCCVSSFWVMEFYK, encoded by the exons ATGGCTGCTGCATCAGAATCCGATGCAAAACTACTTGAGCTCCTCAAGCTACCacaagatgaagaagaagtagatGGCTTCTTGTTTTCTCAAATGGCATGGTCAATTGTGGTTCCAATGGCTTTGAGGACCACAATAGAGCTTGGTGTATTTGACATCATAGCAAAAGAAGGCAAAGGTGCAAAGCTCTCAGCAAAAGACATTGTTGATCACATTGGAACCAACAACCCTGAAGCAGCATCAATGTTGGATCGTCTTCTTAGGCTTCTTGCAAGTCACTCATTACTGTCTTGTTCTGTTGTTGAAGATCCAGAAAGCTCTAATAACTTGCATCACAGGCTGTATAGCCTCTCACCTGTTTCCAAATATTTTGTGGGTGATGCCGATGGTGTATCTTTGGGACCCTCGTTGTTGCTGCATCTAGATCAAGTCTTCACCCAAAGTTGGTTAGTA GTGTTAGACACAGGTGTGGGACAAG CAATGACAATTGTATTTTCTAATAATGTTGTAGGTGTGGAGCACATGGGAGGAGATATGTTTGAGAGTGTTCCTAATGCAGATGCCATTTTCATGAAG ACAATACTTCATGATTGGGGAGATGAAGAATGCTTGAAGATATTGAAAAATTGCCTCAAGGCTATTCCGAATGATGGGAAGGTTATTGTGGTGGAAACAATGGTTTCCATTTTTCCTGAGCCAACATCTTTTGCCGAGAATGCTTTTAGAAATGATGTTATCATGATGACTCAAATGCTCGGAGGGATTGAGAGAACAAAACAAGATTTCATGGACTTAGCAAATGGATCTGGATTTAGTGGCATAAGATTTGTGTGTTGTGTCTCTAGCTTCTGGGTCATGGAGTTCTACAAGTAA